The genomic region GTATCGCATTACTTGATGCTTATCAAATGAAGAAACCCAACAAATAATTATTTTAGATAATCATTATGACTCAAAAAACTTGAGCAAGAGAAGTAACTCCCCTGAGCTGAGCAACCTGAGAGAAAAGTTAAGCTTGAACGGCTTGTTGATGAGATTGTTTCAGATACTAAACCTGATTGGGATTTGATGCCGCTGCAACACTTTGACAAATGCAGTACTGATAAATTGAACGCCTTGGTCGGTATTCATGATTTTCGGACAACCGCGGATTTGAATTGCCGCATCTAGCACATGAACACAGAAATCCGCGCCCTTGGTATTGCATTGAGGCCAGCTTAGCACTTTACGAGCTCCCAATCGATGATAGCCACGAGATAACTGAACCTTCTTCATCGGCACATACATGATTTCGGCAGTTCAGACTTAGGCTGGCTGATAGCCAATCCTTTGAGTAGATAAGGACAGAACGTATGCTGCTTTTCTGAAATACTGGTTCCGGGTTTGGAGGCTATGCCGACAACTCCCATCTCAGCATGGATGCCGCTTTTTCCGGGCAACCCGGAGCGTTGGCATCGAAACCAGGCCGCATAACTGCGCGCACCGTATCGCGGCATGTTGAGATATTGCTCGCCCATTTGCCACAACACAAAACCAACTGGCCATTTCAGCCCTTTGCAGTCGATAATAACAGCTCGACTGCGCACTTCAATCAATTTTCCATCTCAAAAGCCAAGAGAAATTGATCTCGCAGAGATTCGATTATACACACATTTTTTAAGTGTTACTGTGCATATTTCAACGATGCAGCATGGATTGTATTTTCCGAGACCTTTGCGCGGTTACAATCCTGGAGCAATGGATCGGATGATATAATTATATTTTCAATGATCATTTCGATCAATATTGAAGCATTCATGTGTTTTTTGGTTTTGAGGACATT from Nitrosomonas ureae harbors:
- a CDS encoding integrase catalytic domain-containing protein, producing MKKVQLSRGYHRLGARKVLSWPQCNTKGADFCVHVLDAAIQIRGCPKIMNTDQGVQFISTAFVKVLQRHQIPIRFSI